One segment of Anatilimnocola aggregata DNA contains the following:
- the thpR gene encoding RNA 2',3'-cyclic phosphodiesterase codes for MQRIRSFIAVELASSVTKRAKQLIEKLKTEGVDVNWVQPTQMHLTLKFLGNVADSEIPDICKVVAQATAEVEPFEIICRGLGGFPSSAEARTLWIGLEQGNDELRELQAAIDTALSNQLGFAKEQRGFTPHLTIGRVKGGTPEGMAAIATKLGELAQFDADLSVVEEAIIFASFLGRSGPTYEALAHCPLAD; via the coding sequence ATGCAACGCATCCGTTCCTTCATCGCCGTCGAACTCGCCAGCAGCGTGACCAAACGCGCGAAGCAGCTGATTGAAAAACTCAAGACGGAGGGCGTCGACGTGAACTGGGTGCAGCCGACGCAAATGCACCTCACCCTCAAGTTTTTGGGGAACGTGGCAGATAGCGAAATTCCCGACATCTGCAAAGTGGTTGCTCAAGCGACTGCTGAGGTCGAGCCGTTCGAAATCATCTGCCGTGGACTGGGTGGCTTTCCCAGTTCTGCCGAGGCCCGCACGCTGTGGATTGGCCTTGAGCAAGGAAATGACGAGTTGCGCGAACTGCAAGCGGCCATCGATACCGCGCTCAGCAACCAATTGGGCTTTGCCAAAGAACAGCGGGGCTTCACACCTCACTTGACGATTGGCCGTGTGAAAGGTGGCACGCCGGAAGGGATGGCGGCAATTGCGACCAAGCTCGGCGAACTCGCGCAGTTCGACGCCGATCTGTCCGTCGTCGAAGAGGCGATCATTTTCGCCAGCTTTCTCGGCCGCAGTGGTCCCACCTACGAAGCGCTGGCCCACTGCCCGCTAGCAGACTAA
- a CDS encoding mandelate racemase/muconate lactonizing enzyme family protein: MKIAAVKTIPLGGATHDHGWPGGTDPNVQYNTLIEVISDEGITGLGSCYTTRALVEGALQLLSPHLIGEAADEPDRVSEKLRQSMFWLGRGGSVEHAISGIDIALWDLWGQALGQPVSKLLGGNYRDRIKPYASILFDQPEQLRDALLVQKERGFRAIKMGWRPFGRVSRQLDELLIRTARETVGEEVELMVDAGGSEQFWPHSVSWARETAKMLGDYGITWFEEALKPDDVEGFAQLQATSPVLIATGEVLSRRQAFQPFLLKRAVDIIQPDLTKCGGLSEGRKLAWLAYDQGVLLVPHGWNTAIGVAADLALSAAMPVARWVEYQTGVPYIEDILETPFKLDADGMLPVPTGPGLGIKLNRDAVARMGRA, translated from the coding sequence ATGAAAATCGCCGCAGTCAAAACCATTCCGCTCGGCGGAGCCACGCACGATCACGGCTGGCCGGGCGGTACCGACCCCAACGTGCAGTACAACACGTTGATTGAAGTCATCAGCGACGAAGGCATCACCGGTCTGGGCAGTTGCTACACCACGCGGGCTCTCGTCGAAGGCGCGCTGCAATTGCTCTCGCCCCATTTGATTGGCGAAGCGGCCGACGAGCCCGATCGCGTCAGCGAGAAGCTGCGGCAAAGTATGTTCTGGCTCGGGCGCGGCGGCAGCGTCGAACACGCCATCAGCGGCATCGATATCGCCCTGTGGGATCTGTGGGGGCAAGCCCTCGGTCAACCTGTGTCGAAGCTGCTGGGGGGCAATTACCGAGACCGAATCAAGCCTTATGCGTCGATCCTGTTCGATCAACCCGAGCAGCTGCGCGATGCGCTCCTTGTGCAAAAAGAGCGTGGCTTCCGCGCCATCAAGATGGGTTGGCGACCCTTCGGTCGCGTCAGCAGGCAGCTTGATGAATTGCTGATTCGAACCGCCCGCGAAACCGTCGGCGAAGAAGTGGAATTAATGGTCGATGCCGGCGGCAGCGAGCAGTTCTGGCCGCATAGCGTGAGTTGGGCCCGTGAAACGGCCAAGATGCTTGGCGATTACGGCATCACCTGGTTTGAAGAAGCTCTCAAGCCCGACGATGTCGAAGGGTTCGCGCAGTTGCAGGCTACGTCGCCGGTCCTGATCGCGACCGGCGAAGTCCTTTCCCGCCGGCAAGCCTTTCAACCGTTTTTGCTCAAGCGGGCTGTCGACATCATTCAGCCTGACTTGACCAAGTGCGGCGGCCTGAGCGAAGGTCGCAAGCTCGCATGGCTGGCCTACGATCAGGGCGTGCTGCTGGTGCCCCATGGCTGGAACACGGCCATCGGTGTCGCTGCCGACCTGGCGCTCTCCGCGGCGATGCCGGTTGCGCGTTGGGTCGAATATCAAACGGGTGTCCCTTACATCGAAGACATTCTCGAAACACCCTTTAAGCTCGACGCCGATGGCATGCTCCCCGTCCCCACCGGCCCTGGCCTCGGCATCAAGTTGAATCGCGACGCCGTGGCGAGGATGGGGCGAGCGTGA